In Eubalaena glacialis isolate mEubGla1 chromosome 4, mEubGla1.1.hap2.+ XY, whole genome shotgun sequence, one DNA window encodes the following:
- the MICOS13 gene encoding MICOS complex subunit MIC13, with the protein MVPRVWSLMRFLIKGSVAGGAVYLVYDQELLGPSDKSQAVLQKAEEVVPTAVYQFSQYLCEQTGLKIPQLPAPPKFNFNIRESWNSGIITVMSALSVAPSKAWEYSKEGWEYLKERTK; encoded by the exons ATGGTACCCCGAGTGTGGTCGCTGATGAG GTTCCTCATCAAGGGCAGTGTGGCTGGGGGCGCTGTCTACCTGGTGTACGACCAGGAGCTGCTGGGGCCCAGCGACAAGAGCCAGGCGGTTCTTCAGAAAGCTGAGGAGGTGGTCCCCACCGCCGTGTACCAGTTCAGCCAGTACTTGTGCGAGCAGACAGGCCTGAAGATACCCCAG ctcccagcccctccaAAGTTTAACTTTAACATCCGCGAGTCCTGGAATTCAG GCATCATCACGGTGATGTCCGCTCTGTCCGTGGCCCCCTCCAAGGCCTGGGAGTACTCCAAGGAGGGCTGGGAATACCTGAAGGAGCGAACCAAGTAG